In Neorhodopirellula lusitana, the following are encoded in one genomic region:
- a CDS encoding MFS transporter — protein sequence MNKTIPPPTTHHAELSSQPNSQRSTPQPGLDRDMPDRDMSRADPGPPDASKPAATLEKLTDSKPNVPRTSTRASAWEPLRHPLFRMFWLASLASNLGTWIHEVGAGWLMTMLDASPEMVASVRTSMTLPIVFLAIPAGVLADRIDKRKLLMMTQGLLLAVTAALAVLTFTDHISAWGLLALTFVMGLGMVIHVPTWQAAIPELVPRSQIPQAVGLGSISFNLARTLGPALGGVLIAILGLWSTFAFNAFTFACVIAVLSTWKRTTIEDSRGRSFWASTRQGVRFVARHAVMRNVMLGVALFVIPGSVLWSLLPLYAKTQLGWGAQGFGVMVACVGAGAVVGASILPRLRHRFGSDRLVAAAMSLYAGGLIAMSFAPRWQFLLPCIVLMGAGWMATLTTLTATAQITLPPRLRARGMGCYLTMMAGSMAFGSLTWGQIAGAIGIEGALLTSGAVMLLTAAIGLLFPLSTRLDD from the coding sequence ATGAACAAGACGATTCCTCCTCCCACAACCCATCACGCTGAGCTATCCAGTCAGCCGAATAGCCAGCGGTCTACCCCGCAGCCCGGTCTCGATCGTGATATGCCAGATCGCGATATGTCACGCGCCGATCCTGGGCCCCCCGACGCGTCCAAGCCAGCGGCTACCCTAGAAAAACTTACTGACTCGAAGCCCAATGTGCCCAGAACTTCCACTCGCGCGTCGGCCTGGGAACCGCTGCGTCATCCGCTTTTCCGCATGTTTTGGCTCGCGTCGCTGGCGTCCAACCTGGGCACCTGGATTCACGAAGTCGGTGCGGGCTGGTTGATGACGATGCTGGACGCGAGCCCCGAAATGGTGGCTTCCGTTCGCACTTCGATGACACTACCGATTGTCTTCCTGGCGATCCCAGCTGGTGTGCTGGCGGACCGGATCGACAAGCGAAAGCTCTTGATGATGACCCAAGGGTTATTGTTGGCGGTGACGGCCGCTTTGGCGGTGTTGACGTTCACTGACCATATCAGTGCCTGGGGATTGCTAGCATTGACCTTTGTGATGGGCCTGGGAATGGTTATCCATGTGCCGACTTGGCAAGCCGCGATTCCTGAATTGGTGCCACGGTCCCAAATTCCGCAAGCGGTTGGCCTGGGCAGCATCAGCTTCAATCTTGCCCGTACCCTCGGCCCCGCCTTGGGTGGGGTATTAATCGCGATACTGGGTTTGTGGAGCACATTCGCGTTCAACGCCTTCACGTTTGCGTGCGTGATTGCGGTCCTGAGCACCTGGAAAAGAACCACCATCGAAGATAGCCGCGGACGTTCGTTCTGGGCGTCCACCCGCCAAGGGGTCCGCTTCGTGGCTCGCCATGCGGTGATGCGAAACGTGATGCTCGGCGTCGCCCTGTTTGTCATCCCCGGTAGCGTGCTGTGGTCGTTGTTGCCGCTGTACGCCAAAACCCAACTGGGATGGGGAGCTCAAGGTTTCGGCGTGATGGTCGCTTGCGTGGGCGCCGGAGCCGTCGTCGGCGCGTCGATCCTGCCGCGTTTACGCCATCGTTTCGGATCCGACCGATTGGTTGCCGCCGCAATGAGTCTGTACGCGGGCGGCTTGATTGCAATGAGTTTTGCCCCACGCTGGCAGTTTCTATTGCCATGCATCGTGCTGATGGGCGCGGGCTGGATGGCCACCCTGACGACCCTGACCGCTACGGCTCAAATCACGCTGCCGCCCCGCCTGCGTGCTCGCGGAATGGGTTGTTACCTGACCATGATGGCAGGCTCCATGGCGTTTGGCTCGCTGACCTGGGGACAAATCGCGGGAGCCATTGGGATCGAAGGCGCTCTGCTAACAAGTGGGGCGGTCATGCTATTGACCGCCGCAATCGGCTTGCTGTTCCCACTTTCAACTCGACTAGACGACTAG